The Oryzias melastigma strain HK-1 linkage group LG15, ASM292280v2, whole genome shotgun sequence genome includes the window CCAACCATTAGATTCTGTAAAGTGAATGTGAAAGACtttccaaaatagaaaaaaaaaaaaaataaacaaattcacTAAAGTTATCTTGCAGCAGATGTTAAACTATTACCAGTTCATAACTTAGACAGAATTTAACAATCCATTAAGTTAGGGGCTTTGGCCTAAAACCTCAGCTTTGTTTTTGGAGAACTATGTGGTTCCTTTGGCTTCCTCAAGCCATGATGTAGAGCTCTCCTGTAAGTTGCAGGTTGGTGTGAAATAGCATAAGCCCTTTCAAGTCTTGGGGCCTTACAGCACACCAGCTGGGCACTGAGCCGCTGGGCTGGAGTCCATCCAGCTTTAAGTTACAGCTCTTTTTCTGAGGGgccaagatggcgccagaatcaTTCTCGAGACAGAAGCGGAAATGTTGCAACTTTAGTCGATTGCATaagcaaaaattttaaaacaaattttagcaaaaattttaggaaaccctttcaaaaattatattttaaaaacattttcagaactaTAAGCTtctaagcttttaaatgtgaataaactgtaactgcaAAAGTTTAGTGGGCAAGATGAGCTTAAAATGGAACAGAGAAcgctattcattttttttttaatttaggcaaTATTAACaattgttcaaatttgtataactacacccCTTTACTTCTGGAGAAAAAGCTggcaaaatgctgcttttataCTGGAAATCAGCCAACCGGTGATCAGAGTCGgcgaaatgcagttttttctctgtgacagagagTATCGCagagaaaaaactgcaaaaaagactaaaaaaaagatacagaaAAAAGGTCTAAAGCTTAAAACAGGGTGTTCTGGGCAAGGACTTCCGGCCAATGATTTCAGgtgcaaattatgtttttttttttttttttttgcagccagCTACGGCggggggagggacttctggcTATTAATTTCGAGTGCCATATTTtcttctctgtggccagattcacTTGCTTTTTTGTAGCTgtgaccactctggttgttgGACACTGGAACCTGGACTTAACAAAATAGGAATGATGTAAGTGCAAGTTATGAAGGATCTTGTGGCCTTACAATGTTGCCACATGTGCTAGCTGTGCCTGAACGATGACATTTTTTGAGTAAAGCCAGGGACAGCAAGCAATGAATACCCTGGGAGGATGTCTTAGGCCCTAAAGATCCTCTGGTCAGGCTTCTGAGCCAGAAACCAGTACAATTAGAACTTTgtattagtaaagagttactactttaaatgaaagtgttttctttttgcatacTATTCACAAACGAgaggaaaatatatttattaggaTCTATCCAGAATCGAATCTAAACTTTATTATCATCGCAATATCAGCATAAGGTGGTGTAAACTGCAATAAAAGGCTCCCTTAAATAATTACACTCATGCTGAAGTAATCTCATGGCAGCTTGAAGTAGGTAATAACCCAAATAAACCCCTTTAAGCATTTGACCAATTGGATGAACCCTTTTATGTTGCTGACCAATCAATAGTCCTTCTATGTTAGATTCCTACCCCTATGTAGACGTGGGTCATTTAGAGTATCATTTCCGTTCAATTAATTACATAAAACTATTGCattgaaatggaaatgatgtagGCCTATTAGCTAATTGTTTATGTATCCCAAGTTTCATCATCATTGCAATATTGGTCACTAATGTAGCACAttgcaagttttcctcatattgTGGAGCCCTATGCTCCAGTCCATTACAGCTAAGTGACACTCAGTTTCTGCCTTCTTTGCTCTTTAGCAGAGCCAGTTAGTTTGATTTTTCAGACACATGATGGATTTGGCGGTAGAAGCAACACATTTAGCTTGAATATACCTTTGGATCGTCCTTTAGAAAAGCACGTTAGCCAtgagaaaagtcaaaaatgGCGGCCAATTGTAAAAAAGGTGGCCATACACTCAAttgtttcaaaaacattttgtctatTTACTCCAATCTCAAGAATATGGGCTGTTCATGCACAAAATACAGTCTTGAAACTTGAAGGGTACGTACAGGATAGTATTATATGtatgttatttatatatttgttttaaatcttgCCTTTACTCGTAGCtaacatgcttttctgaaagtCGGGATCCTAAGGTACATTGTCAAATTTAGTcattgtaccacaaaatgcacaagtATTTTTAATAACAGGCTCCACTACTTGCATTAAGCCATAAACTGTAGATTATAAATAATAGAATAATGGATAGCTATTTATTGGCTGACTGGGGTCTCCCAGAGAATTGGGTGCAAAGCTCAGACCATGGTGCAGAATCTGGAGTAGAGCTGTTATTTTTACAGCTACTTTTACTATAAATTTTACATACAATGCACAGAGCCCCTCATGTTATAGTAGTGAACCACATGCAACccttcaaaatgaaacaaaatagcTTAACATTTTGaacttaccgtattttccggactataagtcgcggtttttttcatagattgaatgtccctgcgacttatactccagtgcgacttatatacgaatttttaatgatgagatatggaccgtaagtctagagtgccctcttatggtgatctatgcaattactttatttagttattcagacgtgacacagaggacgaagaatttaacggatttagtgatatggagtgagattgcgtgcaattaattacagtaaagatacaaagttgatgagttcttgagtctatagttaaataaaactgttatgttatataaatgctacaccttttcgtttttttcatgatgctaatatgtgaatatgtgttgacacatatttagcctgttttctattcacttatgaatgttataacttaccttccaggatgatataatttcgtttttttcaaccagtttgtaaaataaattacttgaaaaaaatgcgacttatactccagtgcgacttatgtatggttttttcttcttcattatgcattttttggcccctgcgacttatactccggtgcgacttatagtccgaaaaatacggtacatcATGGTTTTAAATTTGTGCAAAAGTTCTAAAAAGCAATTCACAGCAGTATCTatatacaaatgaaaaaaatctcattttaatttttatattttagatatGGATCAACCCTAACAAACGAACACTCATTTTTCCCAAGGACACTTAAACATGTGGAGGAGCTCAGAGTAAAGTCTTACTCCTCCTCTTCCAGAAGACTACTGCACTCATTTATCCGTAGATGTCCTGTGCTTCAACTCTACCAGACTCCAGTAATGCAGTCATTTAAGGACCAGTGCTGTAGAAGAACTGTAAAAAGAGGTCCCagttgtctgatttttaaaaaatgaaggctATCACTTAAAAATTCTAAGACACTTCTTTAGAatacaatcaataaaaaaactgctttcatGACCAGCCGGGTTAAAGGTAAACTTTTACCTTCACAGGTTCATCTAAagtcagccaaaaaaaaaaaaacacatttggttGAATGTTTTTTAGCATTCCAGGTCGCTTGCAGGAGATTCAATAAGGATGAAGGGAGAAAAGGACGGTGGGAAACAGAGATACGAATGTGGCATACATCCCTGAGGTCCCGCTGAATGATGTCAAAACTCTGCTTGTGTCTCTTTCCTTCATTGTCTGGGGCTTTCAAAACGCCAGGCTATGTGCGGTAGAGGCAGAGGCTTGTGCACGCTGTACCACTGCAGGACACTTTTCCCTCTTCTGCAGCTTGTGATTTTGGAACAGGCCCTCATTTCTGGGAACACCGTGAGATCCATCCGGAAATGTCAACAGTCCTGGAAGGACAAAGAGTGGGAGACCACGATCAAAGCTGGGGAGGCAAGAAAATGACACCCTGGCAGGAGGTGTAGGAGACTCACCATATCCCTCGACACGCCCGTCTTTGAATTCGCCTTCAAATTTCATGCCATCATATCGACTGAAGACTCCTGTGCCTTGAAACTGCCCATTTAAAAACTCTCCTTCATACCTGACAAAGTTTGGGGAAAGCACACAATCGGTTGCTAATTTTAAAGGTAACGTTTTTTTATCTCACTGTTACACACTATGAGATGCAGTATATGGATAGGGAAGGCCCGCTATAGCCTGTTATCATTGTCCAAGATATGTAAAGAGCAACGCCAAGCTAGCGTGTCTTCCCTAGCCTATATACTGTATAAATCATTGGTTACACACCTAGATCCATCTGTGAAAAGCAGAACGCCCGAGCCATGAAAAAGTCCGTTCTCAAACTGGCCAGAGTAACAAGTTCCATCTTGAAACTTGAGCTGACCGAGACCGTGCCTCCGACCTTGACATAAtcagcaaaaacagaagaatttacttcactttcatttaaacttttagtTGTATGTATTCTCTAGAATAGTTGATTTAGAAAAGTTGAGTTCTTAAAAAAGGACAACATGTGACACTGCACAGGCgtttatttttgactaaatttgtAGAACAACTTCATGCAGGGAGTCTGTTTGGGGATTTAAATACCCTTCATCATCCCACACTCTGATTTAAAGCTTTACAGCTGAATTAGGAGTCCTGTTTGCCTTCCACACAAGTTGGAATTACAGCAGTttaattctgacattttaaaatcagaggCATAAGGAGTCACGTTGCTAAAACTGTGAAGGAAAGACCCCGGTTCACCCTTCTGGTGCAAAGTTTTTAGCACCGATAACTGCGTTAGACTGTGTTTTATACACCTGCTTGACAAATGCAACAGGAAGGAAATTCAGTGTTAttgtgttttcaatttttaaagaaagattaaacttggtaataaaaaaaatgtttaaaaaagcagagACTGGATGCTTTCcttgtttttgcatgacttttacaGATCAACAAAAAAGGTACAAAGAGGATTTGATAAAGACAGAGCTCATGCTGGGCTACCAATGCTTCCTAATTGGGATTTATCTAAACAAGCTCAACTCACATGTAGTTAGTATCactatgtgtgtgtctgtaaagCAGTATGAGCATCGCCTAATATTAGcctacatttaaagtttttaaaaatatttagaaattgcAAACAAGTCCAAAAACGTAATGATGATTCTGAGTGGTCaatttcacattattttattaaaatacatttatgtatatatttttaaacacattttttgtttaacatattccttttttacatttattttcatatttttcaaaccTTATTCtctttaatcatcatttattttaaatttgtcatttaaattgTATGCAACAcctgacattatttttttcttcaatttaagACATTATTCAGCATTTAAGTTTGCACCAATAGTCAACTGATTTATTTAGGGTATTCACCAACATATAGTTAAGATTATAAAGTACATGTTAGAAAAAAGTACTTACTAGATGATGACATGAGAATGTGCataagcaacattttatttctttaaaggtGTTAACATAATTTCAAATGACATAACCATCTTACCTTCCTTCCATTCTCCATGATACTCTTCCCCACTGGCATATGTGAAAGATCCTCGGGTTAAGGTCATGATTCTTCTAATTTTGACTCACAAAACAGAAGAATGTGACTGTTCTTTGAATTGGAGAGCACATAGGGTCCACTGCACTCTGGAGACAAGAAATTTCTGCAGAGATAAAAATATGTACAACGTGAATTTTGTTTCCtatttcttcactttttcaacattttctggttccatttttctgatgatgaagaatatacataaagacaattaaacttaaaattttgtttctgagtattcctttatttaaattgctgtgaatcagaagcagtcgaaaaaaatgccatttgatcGTATTTGTTAAGCTGAAAATACaaaggtttgaaaaagctgttcCGTGTTAAAAGTTGTTATGTAAAATATACAATTGGTTTGCCACAAGCTCTCTGTTCCACTGCTTTCCAATGCATCTACATGCAGACGGTtagatccatctttgttttcctcatctgaactggcatctggcttaaaactgtacaacCGGATAGCTCCGGTTTTTGCTGCACCGCTAATGTAAGTTGTGGGTGTgagtgagggctgtaagctagtgggagaaacaaagggatgatgagAAATGAAACAGACCTGCCCACAAcgaagaggtgaatttctaataaactattgccactctgcagaaactggtTGTCCCAATTCCTTCACTACACActactagggctgggaattactgggtacctcacgatacgatacgatacatgatacatggctcacgatatcgataatatcgcgatactgcgataattggtaaaaaccCTCTTAGTGGGGCAGCATAGCAAACCTATTGTGCATTTTAtgatacaagcaccaaatttggcacaCATGTACATTAACATGCTGcgaacattttcagatattgGGCCACTTggaattttctctttatgtccGCCATATTGGATTTCAAAATGCCCGACATTGGAAATATACATTTGCGATTATGTGTGGTTCTAATGCTGCTATTGGCTTGATTATGGtgtataaatgtatgtttttgggGACAAGGGATCCAATGGTAACAATATGCATTACATATTTTTACCTCTGGGCCACCATATTGGATttcaaaatggcttttttacaTTACATGGTCACTTTTCAATCTACATTTGTCTTTATCTTGGGATTAAATGACTTGGtttgggtggtggtggtggtagtaGTAGTTGTTCGGTAGCTGTAGTGGCAATGCCTCAAGGCCTGCATCAAAGGAGATGGTGGCACAGTTGGGCTCACTGACGACCCCTAGTGCCCATCGTCGGTGGATGGTTGCAGGACCAGATGTTGCTAGGGTGATTGAAGAATTCCAGGATGGGAACCAATATTGGAAACGGCAAACAGCAGACACACGTCATCATGATCAGACACCAAGTGTTCAGGGCTCATTTGTGAAAGATGTTCGCTCTCTTGTTAGTGTCATAGAGGAGATGGGCAACCCATTTGAGGAGGAGAGTCGGGATTTAGTCATACTGGACACAAAGAACATTGCAGGTCCTGCTGCCGTGGAGACTCTGATGAATGCCAATAAGACTGGCCAACAGGAGTTTTAGGTTTTCACCAGAGAGTGTCTGATGGACAGAACAAAAGCACTGGATGATCCCATTTCTCGTAACAAGCTGAAGGTGTTCAGCACTTCTACTCTAAGAATCCGGAGGT containing:
- the morn4 gene encoding MORN repeat-containing protein 4 codes for the protein MTLTRGSFTYASGEEYHGEWKEGRRHGLGQLKFQDGTCYSGQFENGLFHGSGVLLFTDGSRYEGEFLNGQFQGTGVFSRYDGMKFEGEFKDGRVEGYGLLTFPDGSHGVPRNEGLFQNHKLQKREKCPAVVQRAQASASTAHSLAF